Below is a genomic region from Mus caroli chromosome 13, CAROLI_EIJ_v1.1, whole genome shotgun sequence.
ctgcctcccaagtgctgggattaaaggcgtgtgccaccaccgacCAGCGTaattgattctttaaaaattgttttgaaaagaGTACTGAGGAGATAACTCACCGAGCTATATAAAGATTGGAGTTTACTTTTCAGGACTTGTGTAAAAATTGCccgaggtggtggtggtggtgtgtgcctgtagtcAGCATAGGAGAAAATGTGTGCTAATAATTAACTGAATGTCCTTGAGGTATTGGCAAATGGCACCGTTCTGACCTTGCACAGTACAATAATCAGAAGGATGGGTTGAGGGCTGAAGGAAACATGAAATGGAGAATCCTGAACTGAGAACTGGTTCACACAAGGATGCTGCAACCCATTGTTCTGCaaggagaaggtgaagcctctgAGGTTGAAGTTAAGGCCAATCACAGTTTCTGTGCCTCAGTAGCATCACCTGTACCTTGAAGATAATGGTACTAGTACAGGCCTTCTGGAAGTAATACAACTGATTAGTGTAGCATTGCAAAGTATCTTCTTTGGGGTATGGGGAAAATTGTCACTAAGCGGCAGTGGAGAAGATACTAAAGaccactgttttttgttttgtttgttttgttttcatgtaaaaAGCCTATTGCCAATTCTAATATGTTGAACTTAGAATTTCAAATTAAGATAGATAAAAAGGAAAGTTGTCAGAGAAAGGTCAAaaatatgtgttctttttttttttcctttaaaagttacattttatctttttttttttttaagtcgaCTTCCTCCTTCTACCTGTGACTCCCAGGGATTGAACGCAGGTCTTTAGGCTTGGTGCCAATCACCTTTAGTCTCTCAAGCCATCTTGCCAAGGTTAAGGTTAAGGTCTTTAATCCATCCATATACTGTCTGCTGCTATTGTCTGGCAAatgtttatacattttcattcttATATTAAAAGGGCTTTCAGCTTAATATCAAAATCTTGGGAATAGTTCATCTATCACATTGAGAGATAGGATTTTACAAAGTATAGATAAAATGTCAGGTTGAGAGAAAAGGCATTCAACCCCTGCGCCCTGGGTGGCTAAGCTCACAGACAATGAGCCAACAATACAGttgcttttcatcttttcttcaaGGCAGGGTAAACTCAGTTACTTAGATGCTAAAAAAATCATCTTGCAAGCATTTAGGTACTGTGGTTGGTTATAAATTAGGAAAAAGGAAGTGAGTCTTCTTAAGACACCTTAGTTctgagtggaaaaaaaagaagtggccaggggtgggggtgaggttcAGTGGTCAAGTgcctgcttttgtagaggacctgggttcaaattccagtACTCACATGCCAGCACACAACTGAGTGTAGTCCAGTGGATATGATGCGCCGTTCTAGTCTCCACAGGTACCAGCCTTGCAAATAATCCACGCAggcaaaactaaaattaaattataaaatataattaatataataaattatatataacaatataataatataatacaataaaatttaaataataatataaataaatcacaaaataaaatttaaaaaaaagtggagtATTTCATTCTCTTAGAGAATTACGTAGCCCTAAATAGTAATGTGCAAATTGTAGAGTATGTAGAGTTCATGGCCTGCTCTTGGATCTCTCAGCTGCTGGCTTGTAATCGATGAAGAGTTTGAAATGACAACACCTGTCTCGTTCTGATAAGACAAACCTGTCAAAAGGAGGCAACTCAGTACATTCTTGACCTGCAATCCTGGCTTCTTCAGCTGTTTCCTATTCCCCAACACTAAACTCTCTGGACCCAAGAGCAacaaattaaaacagaagaaCAATCTGATGGAATTTAGACTCACCATGGGAACCTAACAGTGTGTCTGTGAGGCCATGTCTGCAAAGATTTAGCCCGGAATGGAGGCCGTGATCTCACAGCCCAGTCTGTCATGATGGACCGGACCTGGAGTCACAGtctgccctccctccttccttcggctgctttgtcacagtaacaagaaattaagtaataataataatagatctTTATTCTcgctttgctttttcttcctcctctctattTTCTTAggtatatttttttctcacattttctcTACTCTCATTGGCCAAACTTAGAAAAGTTCgtcattttaattttcaacaaATATGCATTTCTATTGTTAGATTTTCCTTAAACAATTGAAGTTATGGATACCAGGCTCTGGGTTTTATACATACTTTTGGATTttaatatactaaaataaatataaaattcttaaCATGTgtaacatatattataaaattgtttaGGAATTCTACATAGATGATTCAGGTTCCAAAATATtggatagaaaaacaaataaaaaaacccaaaacactaaCAGTTGCAAGTGTGCATTTGAAATGCACTTTTTAGGGGTTGTGCATAAAGATAGTGTTGATGGTTCTAGACTCTCAAGAATCAAAGGCTGGTGTTTTGGCTCAGTCAATTGTAAATATAAAGAGATAAATGTTGGGTGAAAGCGATGGGCCTCACCATACACTGGCATTGTGGGTGTTTCTGGAGTGGCCTAAACACATGCTTGTTTTTCCTTTAGGACCCTCTACAATCCCTGGAGACACTTGTGGCTTGACCGGCTGGTTCTTTACAGCCTCTGTGCTCCgctctgtgctctgctctgccaTGTTGTGTATCCCAGGCACACTCCTAGCCTCTGCTTGTTTCTTGTCTTCCTCAGCTGCTGGATCTCTTGaattttccccatttctttctgtGTGGCAAACTCTTCCCCACCCTGAAGGCATCTGCACAGCCACTTCCTTCCTGGGCAGCATCTAATAATCCACCTCTTCCCAACTGCTCTGGACAGCAGTGTGCAGTCTGGACTTGGGGTTACTGTCTGTAACCTCAGTTATCCTTTGGTTTAGTTACCACAGTATTCCCAGGGCAGATCCCTCAGTCTGCTACACAGTAGGCACACCTACATGACAATTGAATGGgtccagttttaaaataaattgtaaaggTAAATTCTACACTTTATATGTGTAGGTGACAAAATCCGAAAGTGCCTTCCTTTAGAGGTCTGCCGTTTTCTGACAGAAGCTTGTCAGAAACTACTGAAGAACTGCTCTGACTCCTTTTTTGTAAGTGTCTGCAAAATGGATGATGAAAGGAAGTCTTCCTAAAATGAAGCGACAGCTTGAGTATTCCAGGGGTCAAGTGAGAGTCACAATCACTTTCGATGGGCTTCACTTCCGGCCCACTCCCTGCCACGCTCATATGCCAGCCCACAGCTATTAGAGGGAATTATCTATCATGCAAACCCTGCATACATTTCTTGTACTGGCCTTGAACGTGTAGAAAACATAATTCAAGATATACTTTTGTTTACTTATCAAGAacaattggaaaaaaatttttatgaCAACCCCTCATTTGGCTAAGCATTGTGGGGGGCACTTTttcattaaatactttttatttattgtaaaggAAGATAGAAGTGACCTCTCAAGCAGCTGCCTGAAGGGTGAGTATTTGAGAGGATGGAGGTTTCTGGAAACTTAATGCCTGCCTAATGTGGAAGTAGCAAACACTACTTTCTCAAACTGTTCTCTTACAGGAACACTTGTGGTCCTGTGCAGGCTGCTCCATGGGGCTGCTGGGGAAGCCGGTGCTCCCACCTGTACCATCCCTGCTCCTGGGCAGGGCCAGTGCTTTGCTTAGGAACAACCCTTGCTCTCTGTTTTCACCTGGCAGATTCCTCGGCTTCCATCAAAGGGAACTTCCAGGGGAAGACTAATTAGACAGAGCCTGCCCATTAATCCTTTACCCAAACCAGGCTCAAGGGGTACAGAGGTTGTTTTTTACTGCATAGGCCCAGCATCTATTGATACCTGGGTAAATCAATCTCTCTGTTGctgaatttcattttctataatcAGGAGGGGAGTAGTGGTAGTTAAGGTATAATGTGGTTATGATGACTAAGCTACTGAATAGTATTTATAGGCTTCTCAGAACAAAAGCGATCTCTAAGAAAAACCTCTATATAGTTGTCATTGTTCTGTCTTAGGTAGAACAGAAGGCACCTGCAGGATAGCTGAGTGAGtcaacctttctctctctctctctccaggaggAGTAGACCTGACATCGTTTCTACCACTCGTCAGTGCTGGATGCTGTAACCTCAAGATAGTGCAAATGGGTGATACTAGCAGATTAACCACCATAGTTTCAAAACTCAAGGAACAACTGATAAACATCTGGCTAGAAATTCTATAAAAATGTTCACTGTAGAAATTTGTGAtaagaaagacacacagaagtAGAAAATGAGAATACTTGCAGCAAAATTAAAATGCTCCTAGCAAAAGAATGCTTTTAAGTGTTTGTCATGTATggatatatatgatgtatatataataaatgtcatGTAAAGCAAAAAATGCATCATGTTATATCATGTCATAAGAATAATTTTAAGTAACTAGGCTCATGTTTAGAAATCATGATTTATGTATTCATACTTATGTGattgtttgtgtttttagttattttgagTCTCTATTTTTTGTGGACTATTAGAAAGTACAAATCACAAATCTTTATaaatattcacttttttttttttttgacttgaaAGGAAAACCTTAGATGGAGCAACTGAAGTGGAATGCGCAGGATGGAGCTACAGCACAGGTGTGTGTGGAAGGCCTGTTCTCAGTCCCTAGGACTGTTgttcaaagagaaaatgagagagagaggagaaagagagagagagagagagagagagagagagagagagagagaaggagagagagaaagaaagagagagagagaaagagagaggaggcgAGGTGGTGACTTGTAACTCCATGACTGACAGAGGAGCCTTGGGCAAGAAGATGGGGAGCTGAAGGGTAGCCTTGACTATACTGGGAAACAGTATAGTCATAGAACCTATAGAACCTATGCCACGTTACTTTTAAAGCAATAGAAGAATATATTCTGCCAATCTGTAAAGATCCACCTGATGCTTAGATGCCACTGATAGTTAATGACCTAGAAATTTTGTGTGTGAACAAGGGTCAGAGAAACCAAACGGATGTCAAGGACATAGGGTGCTATTTTCCTGGGGAAGACCCCATACAATGTCAGGAGGAAATCAATCTGGGACTCTCAACTgttaggggttttgttgttgtttgttttttgttttgttttgtttcaaatgaaACAGACTAGAATAACACATATGAATCCAGATATTTTATTAAGATACCTTGttttctgaagtgtgtgtgtgtttgcgacAGCATATGCGCATGCGTGGGCCTGTGCAGGcctgagagaaacagaaacagatttttttttttgtcatcttgcAACCAGAAGTTTGATTTCTCAGCCTTCagtttttatttcagaaatactTCAAATATAGACTTTCCTCCACATTGTCTCCTTTGAAACTGCCTTTGAAATTCTGAAGTTCCTGCAAGAGAGCCCCAACCTTATACTTTCTGTCTTCATCAGCAGTGTTGTTAATATTTATGTAAGACACAAGGCCTAGATAAAAATTACAATAACAGGATAGTTAATATTCTCGATCTTCTGATGGTTCTTGGGCCAGGGAATAATCAGCTCATGTACTCGCACAAATATTTAAAGGCTGTCACAACAGTCCTAGTGGGATTTCCATGGAGTAAGACCCTGAGCTCTGGCGGTAAAGGACATTAAGTCAGGAAGTTCAGGAGACGCGAGTCTGGAACCTTCACCTCAGTCTTAACTCCAAGTGTCAGGATAAACCTCTCAAACAAGAGTAACAAGACAACTTACAAACTGCTTAAGGACAAACACGTGACTTGGAGCACACACGCCAGCTCTCCCCTCTCACCCCTAAACAGTTTGTCTCTCATAAACAACCCTGTGAGTTCATTCCCCAAAGGAAATTCTTGAAGAGAAAGAAGTAACCTCtcataaaatgtaattaattattgacctgctttattaaaatttaaacatggTTGAAGTTTAAGTGTAAGTTCAAAActtacaacacacacaacacacacaacacacacacacaacacaaaacacacaacacacacacacaacacacacacacctgcagtgCTAGATTTGAACGTAGACTCAACTCAGGCTAGACAGGCACTTTACTACCAAGCCTCGGGACCAGTGTTTTCTGCACCATTTTTATTTAGAGACAGTATCTTATGAAGTTTACTTACTCTACAGTCCAAGCTTGGTTTGAGCTTGGATCATAGATCAAGTAGCTAGGGTTACAGTTTGGCGCACCAGGTCTAGCCAATTAATTGTTAAGACAGAAGCACAAACCTTTTACTGAGACACAGGCATCTACCcactctcatttttttccttaataaacaACTTTTCTTCATATTGTCTTGAACTTCTCTGTAGCATAAATTGAGATCCCTGCCTCACAAGTGTAGGAATCTCCAGAAAGAACGTAGGCTGTGTGGCTACTGCATTGAGCCATATGTTCTACTTTGGCGACATAATCACACCACATGTCTTAGCATTCCCCATAATGGACTGGCTTTTATGCCTCCCTTCTACTTGAGTATCAtgttccctctttttttctctcttcttcttttgacATGTTATCATTTCCTATCCCAAGGTGACCTCAAAACTCTCAGCAATCCTCCCTCCCTAAGGAGGGAATTACCAGCAagttgccaccatgcccagcagtgaGCACATTTATTTCCAGACATGTTCCATGGATAAAGCTCCGGAAAGAACATTTCTCGAACACATCTGCAGAGACATCTACCAGCCTAGCTATGTTAAGAGATTGGAAACTGTGATTCCAGCTTTCTAATGTTATAATTAAGGGTTTGGCACCGTGTCTGCTCCTCTAGAGGCAGATAAGACATAAGAAGTGGGCTATGGGTGGTGTTCAGTTGGAAAGGAGTAGCAACCTTCTTCGACAATAGCCTTGAGACTGGCTGATTTGACCACGTAGGTGCCATTGGTAAGATGTTTATAACCGCATCCGAAGCCCTTCTCTTGAGATTCAGGCGGGGGAATAGCGAGCCTCTCACATGCTCTGTGGAGTGTTTATTAGGTCATGCTCCCTTCAAGAAGGCCTCACCTTGGAGTTTTGGGATAATTCTAGGAACACCGTCTAATTCCACAGTGAGACAGTCAAGACATCTGTGTTACTTCCGTCacgtataaaaataattttagtgggAATTGGGGCCTGCATAATTGATTTTCTTCACTAGTTAGAAGCCACATATGTAGAAGACCCCTCCCAAGATGTTGGATACATTTTCTACTAAAAGTCACTTTTGAGttagcaaagaaaagagaaagttttcttcttccttttgaatttgattGAAAATCAAGGACTTTTCCCACTAGTTCTGGCATGCAGGTACATTTGTCAACAAAGGGTAAAAAGTCACGTGGAATCTAAGTCCCCGTGGGTCACCTGGTGTCATAACCTGAGCAATTCTGCAGTGAGCAGATATGCAAGATTCTACTTTTGGggggaaaagaaacacaaatgtccCTCCTCCAGGGGCGGGGGAGGCACCTGGGGATGCACCAATCACAGCGCGCCCTGCTCTAtataagccccccccccccccgcacgcCCCCCGCTACCCCATCACTGTTGGCTCTCCTTTAGTTGTTCTCATTGGGTGTAGTTCTTGTCCAGCTCTTGACAATGTCGGAAACGGCTCCTGCGGCCTCAAGTACCCTTGTTCCAGCTCCTGTGGAGAAACCTTCATCTAAAAGGCGAGGGAAAAAGCCTGGCCTGGCCCCTGCTCGCAAACCTCGTGGTTTCTCAGTTTCCAAGCTGATTCCTGAGGCCCTTTCCACGTCGCAGGAACGGGCAGGAATGTCCCTTGCTGCCCTGAAGAAAGCCCTGGCTGCAGCTGGTTACGACGTGGAGAAGAACAACAGCCGTATCAAGCTGGCCCTCAAGAGACTTGTGAATAAAGGAGTCCTGGTGCAGACCAAGGGCACTGGCGCCTCAGGCTCCTTCAAGCTCAGTAAGAAGGCGGCTTCTGGGAACGAcaagggcaagggcaagaaaTCTGCTTCTGCCAAGGCTAAGAAGATGGGCTTGCCCCGGGCCTCGAGATCTCCCAAGAGTAGCAAGACCAAGGCTGTCAAGAAGCCAAAGGCTACGCCCACAAAAGCTTCTGGAAgcggaaggaagaccaaaggggcCAAGGGCGTGCAGCAACGTAAAAGCCCCGCCAAAGCCAGGGCAGCAAACCCCAATTCTGGGAAGGCAAAGATGGTCATGCAGAAGACCGATCTGAGGAAGGCAGCAGGGAGGAAGTGAGTTCCAAAGCCAGTTTTCAAAAACCCAAAGGCTCTTTTAAGAGCCACTTACATACTTCTTAAAATGGCCAAACACTTTGAACCAAAGTTAAAGGTGGGCAGTTACTTCAGGTCGACCTGTCGTCGAAACCCTAGAGTAGAATCCCAGAGTCCCTATGTGTAGAATATTTCCAAATTTGGTTGTGTATTTGTGGCTTTACGCCAGAATAAAGGTCACCATTGAAACACGCAATGTCTTTCATTCTAGAATAAAGGTCACCATTGAAATACACAATGGATGTATTTCATTCTAGAAACGCCTCCATATCAAGGAAGGAAGTTAGAGATAACCCCAGTAGTAGCTCCTAAAATACTGAACTTAAATTTACTCTTTCAAACAGCAGTAACTGGTATCCAGGCTTTCAAAGCACCACTATGAACCCAGATATTCAGTGTTCAAGCTAGAGGTTATATTTTTCTTGAGTTGTATTTTTAGGATTTCCTGAgtgatggattaaaaaaataaagcaagcagttagcaaaaaaacaaaaactaaagttTTTGCCATTGTGCGATGTGTCAACAAAGATCTAATTTTGTTCTACTTTTAGAAAGTAGTCCAATACTATTGATCTAACAGTTATTGttgaaatgttttatgtattttatgagaaTAGCATGTAGGCTTCAGGAAACTGACAAAAGCCATATTAAAAAATTAAGGACTTCTTTATGAAAATGTTAGGGTTTGAGTTCAATGCCCCAACATAACAAAAACAGCACTGGAGAAGTCTAGGCTgaagaacataaaacaaaacaaaacaaaaacaaaaacaaataactcagCTTTTAAAGTGATTTAGAAGTTTTATAGAGTGCCACAAATATTAAATTCACATTAAACTATTTTAGGCATTGGTATGAGGAATGACAAAAGATCATAGTAAGGTGGCTTGAGAGATTGTTCAGTCAAGAACACTTGATGCATTTAAAGAAGTTTGTATATCAGAATACACAACACAACAGCTTCTGACTCCAGCTTCCTGGAAGTAACGTCGCCTTCTTCTGGCAGATGGCAAACATTGCACACCCACAAGAATTTAAATTATCGAGTCACCCCACAACTAAGCAGTTTTTATATAAACATACCATTAGGTGGTCTCTAATATAGAATACTTGTGTGCTTAGGCCTTATTAATTGTATACAATGAATAACAGCCAGACGTCTTCAGTTTCTGTAGTAATCAGCTTTTGCCTTGCTTAGTTAGATACAACGGTTACTGCTCTCCTGAGCTTCTAGATGGCTCTAAAAGAGAATAAGCTCTAAAATGACCGCTATCAAAGTTAATTGACAAGTGACACGATCAGTGGAAAACCTTCAAAGGAAGAATTCTAAGGTAGTTCAGTATTAATTGCTGACAGCTCAAAATATTATGGGCTCAACTTCCCACCACATAAGTGTAGGACAGAAGCTACCTAGCAAGCTCAATTAAAGCTTCCGTAAAAGTGAACAACTCCATCTAGGAATCTGTGGGTGGCCCTGAAAAGGGCCTTTTGTTGAGTGAAAATCGTTAGTAGCTTAACCGCCGAATCCGTAGAGGGTGCGGCCCTGGCGCTTGAGCGCGTAGACCACGTCCATGGCGGTGACGGTCTTGCGCTTGGCGTGCTCCGTGTAGGTGACGGCGTCGCGGATCACGTTCTCCAGGAACACCTTCAGCACACCGCGGGTCTCCTCGTAGATGAGGCCGGAGATGCGCTTCACTCCTCCGCGCCGGGCCAGGCGGCGGATGGCGGGCTTGGTGATGCCCTGGATGTTATCGCGGAGAACCTTGCGGTGGCGCTTAGCGCCACCTTTGCCAAGACCTTTACCACCCTTACCACGTCCAGACATGGTTTCGACAACAAAGAGACAGCAAGCGTCCCTTTAAATAGGCCTTCTGCGGACCTGGTTGAAAACTAGAGCGTTAGGCGGGGTTTTCGAATCCGGGTCTTGGAAGGGGGTGGAGCAAAAAGGTTGCGTCATTGGAATCTGAATGTTTTCATTGGCTAGCAAGCCCCAGCTATTCTTTGCATGGGTGTCTCTTAAAGACTACATTTAAATCCCGCAGAAAAACTTCATTCCCTCCGCCCCACCCCGACCCCATTCTTCCTCGCGAAAGAAAGACTTATTGGGGCCATTCCACAAAGCAGACATACCTATTTCTcgtttgcttttatttctatcttgTATTAAATTAGTTGATGGTTTCTTTGTGAGGACTCAGGTAAAATGTCCAAAAGAGAGGTAAATATGCCAAAACTGTCCCTTGTCAGTAAAGTTTAAGCTAGTCCCCAGAAGTTTTGTTTGGGTAGACATAAACATTGAAAAGGCATCTCAAATTGAGCACCCTAACTGCAAACTTCATCTTCCCTTTCTTGAGTCAGAGACCTAATGACTCCGTCTATcctcttttttaataaaaactgaGAAAGTCTACAAAAGAATAAAGCTAGGTTATGGGTTATCCTCTACCTGCTGTGATTCCAAGTTTGTTTCCCTTCCAGCCCTTATTAATCAcagcatggcttgctcagcttaagAGAAGTGTTTTGTAGAGCTGGTAATTACAGTACAGGGCTAATACTTGATTAAGGTCATTACAAAGTCTACAAGGTTCTGGTGAAGCTTGTGATATGATTAGTGATGTCAAAACAAGGCtaatctcccccctccccctttttaaaaaaaaaggcagaagagCAAGTAGCAGTAAGTCTCAATGCGGGTTTAATGTTGATTTTGGAATTCCAGATTTTAATTTAACAACGAtgtagaagagatggctcagaagttaagagcatttgataCACCCCCAGAAGGTGCGGATTTGGTTCCCAGAGCCTaaatggtagctcacaaccatgcataactctagtttcaggagtctgatgctcttttctgatcTCAATGGCTCCCATGAATGCAGGCAAACTACTTACACAGACAAAGTaaatatagaattaatattatggctagtaacaattttttttaaaataaagcctgCTGACCAAAATGAAGACTTTTAATTCCTGTGTGTTTGTTACATACGTTCATCACAAAAACTTTCTATCAGGGGCCCCAGCAAACTATccacatccagaaaaaaaaaagtttcaaaatattCCTGATAAACTTCTAAGTCTATGGTTAATAAAATTAACCATATTTACTTCTTACTGCAGAAGACAACAGAGGTCTGCTACCAGGTAGCTGTGGTAATTCCTTTTGTGGTTTGGCAAGAAATAGCGAGTGTCCTACCATTGGCTTTCTTGGGGTAGAGATAAGTATTCTAGTGTTCATCAGCTGAATTAAAATCCCAGCATAGGAGCTGGTGACATGGGGCTCACAACCaaccgtaatgagatctgacgccctcttctggtgtgtctgaaggcagcaacagcaatacataaatctttaaataaaataaataaataaatctttaaaacccaGCATAGCCATTTTCTAACTACTAACCAGCAATTTCAAACAACCAGTTGAGTAATCTCCGTGATTTTTATAACTGAAGTAAAAACTAACAATGATAAAATGTGTTCCTCATAGAGCTCTTTGGAGGAATTAACATTGAGAACAGCCTCGCATcgattaaatatttaaataaaactacctaaaatgttatttttttacaAAGAGATGGAGGAGTGGTAACGTGCTTACTTGGTATGTGTTAATCGTTGGGTATGATTCTCAATATAGAAAACTATTCTGCTTTAGAAAACACTCATTGCACAAAAAATGTTACTGGGTCTGCAAATTTTTATTCTGGCAAATGGGGTGGGAAGTAGAGAAGATTTTCCTcctaacactatttttttttcttctctccacttTGGACAGTTAATAAGAAGCACTGAAACACTGCATCGGTGTGCTGTATGTAAAAGAGGAGGGATTAGTCACCATAGAGTAAACAAGTTATACTCCAAAATGTTGATTTGAAATTTCAGGTACCAGTCAGCCCATCCACCTCTCATGCTTAGAGCTTTTCAGAATGGCTTCATAGCCATTATTGAATCagaggggttttgttgttgttgtttgtttgtttgttttgtttgtttttaaagatattggTTTAAAAGTAACCTTATGAGAAAATGTTGCACTGTGCCTGCACCATTCTTCTTTGAAGTGTGTCTAGGGGGTGCTGGGCTGGNNNNNNNNNNNNNNNNNNNNNNNNNNNNNNNNNNNNNNNNNNNNNNNNNNNNNNNNNNNNNNNNNNNNNgccctggctgtcctggaactcactctgtagaccaggctggcctcgaactcagaaatccgcctgcctctgcctcccgagtgctgggattaaaggcgtgggccaccacgccccgcaCCACTTGAGAGGAAGTGCTCCCTCCCAGTGAGGACCTCCCAGCAGGCATGAGTCACCTCTGAAGGAGCCTCCGAGAGCTTTGTCTTCTCTACACTCTGCACTTCTCGCAGTTCAGAGGACTCAGTCTTGCCTTGGCATACCAGCCTTTCCAGCACCTAGTACAGAATTCTGTTTTCTATACATTTCATgtactttctcttttaaaacatctacacacagagagacacagagagagacacacttttgttatttgttcttttaagaaagtttcatgtggcccaggctggcttccagctcactatgtagctgagaatgagtTGGACTCTGGTGCAGTTGCCTCCAGCATTATGGGCATGCCTAGCACATCTGGTGCTTTTCTGCCCAAGAGTGGCCCTTTCCACCAGCCCTTACCCTACACTTTGCCTCTCCACAACCAACTGTGATGTACTGAAGTAAGTCACCAAGTGTCACCCTTCTTCTACCCTACACCATTTTCACTTCTGTTTAACCAGAAGTGAGCGAAGATGGGAG
It encodes:
- the LOC110308098 gene encoding histone H1t encodes the protein MSETAPAASSTLVPAPVEKPSSKRRGKKPGLAPARKPRGFSVSKLIPEALSTSQERAGMSLAALKKALAAAGYDVEKNNSRIKLALKRLVNKGVLVQTKGTGASGSFKLSKKAASGNDKGKGKKSASAKAKKMGLPRASRSPKSSKTKAVKKPKATPTKASGSGRKTKGAKGVQQRKSPAKARAANPNSGKAKMVMQKTDLRKAAGRK
- the LOC110308114 gene encoding histone H4, with amino-acid sequence MSGRGKGGKGLGKGGAKRHRKVLRDNIQGITKPAIRRLARRGGVKRISGLIYEETRGVLKVFLENVIRDAVTYTEHAKRKTVTAMDVVYALKRQGRTLYGFGG